The Bradysia coprophila strain Holo2 chromosome III, BU_Bcop_v1, whole genome shotgun sequence region AGAAACATAAATGTCTTATTAAAATGTactgaataaataaatcaatggtcaacaacaacaaccaaaacagaaaaaaataatttattactGTAAGCTAATCGACGTGCAGAGgtgaattgttattttgaatgtaGAGGTTGGTCTGGTCTTTGCAtgactttcaattttatttaattgacGACAGGGaatattcaatttctttacttttcgATCACCCCCCATTGTTAGTAGGAGAAAATTAATGGGAAAATAATGCAACAGGGTAATGAAGTTCCACTGTTCCAGTATTTGATGTCGTTCAATAACCTATCCGGTCAATAAATGTTGTTTGTAGAAAGTTCAAAGCACGGTATGTAGCATGGAGTGAAGTAAAAACTTTCTCAGTCTCCTTAATTGTAAAGCTCTTGCAAGAAAACTAttggtttattttttatcgattaaTATAAGCTTTTTGGAagctttttattaaaaatgaaatatcagAAAGTAGGTGAAATGTTCGACTGACGAGTCGTTAGTATCGACTGTTACAGTGGTAATTAATCAATATCTTAAATAATGGGAAAATATATTGCCGCATATAtatttctgtgaatttttcatttttctcacttttcaTGTTACAATTATTTCTTGAGTACTTTACCGTTATTTCACTCAAATTTGACCAATATATCTACCAATATCGGGAAAATACAATGGTAAATACATTAAATATAATGGTAATCTCTAATGAAATAACGTAAGAATATTACCATAATGTTCTAACACACTGACACTGCAGTAAAATGTGATCAGAACGAGTTTTCATTGGAGAGTATACTGCGCCtaatagaaaattgactttGGAAGGAAAGGTGTCAATATCATCAATAATTAATTGATCAGACACGGAGTCCTTCCGAATTTTATTGTAAGTTTTAAGCCAATAAATTTTACGATTTCGGTTCTGCCTTTTATAACAAGCTGACATTTAGCAGTGCTCTTACTAATATTCGCGTTATATTCATGTTCGAAACGATTACAAGTCTAACATTTTATGTTCGAAGAAAGAAtgtaattcaacaaaattgaacAGCACATATATGCGTGAGTGAGTGCAGAGACGATGCAAAGAAACCTTGTACGTTTTTACGTGTtgatgtttacaaaaaaataataaaaatgtttacaaagaAATCGATTGTGTAGCAATAAAAGTAAGATGTCTTTCGATATCAGTAAACTCActttcaaatgttttgtttcCATTACCAAatccaatattttctttgtgcCAAGAACGTTAATTTCGACAGCATCACGAAATCTTTCATTGAATTTCACTGAAGCCACTATGTTGAAGACGATCTAagatgccaaaaaaaaatattgttcacacaattttaataaagcGACACGTGTCCTTTGAACAACTCAATCATCTAACAACCTCAACTTCATTCCAAAGAATATTTCTATTCGCTTctgaaatattcaaatcatTTGCAGCGAAACAAGCTTCGATGGGCACAACCTTTTTGAATGCATCCGGTTTCTCCGAGTGTAGTCTGTCGAATATAGACTCTTTGAAGAACTCCGCAAGACGAGTTTCACAGTCCATGTCATTTTTTGATCGaattattacataaattttctttattcgaTACACTCGCAGCAATTTCTCGATCAGCACTTTACCAATAAATCCCGTTCCTCCGGTTATTAGAATAACTGATCCATCGTAAAAGTCTCTGACCGAGTCAGGGGTCTCAGATGCAACCATTGTTCTAGTGGTCGAGTGACGTAGTGTTACCATTAATAAATCGAACAACTATAAATACACCAGTTGTATGCGGTCACACatgaattttatattcatCAATGCTCTATGTGTTTCGATTAATAGTCCTTGTTGTACATGATATGTGTGTGTCAAAATAGATACTAAACTATAAatcatcgaaagttgatatgAATGGTGATTACTACAAGAATAATTGTATTCTTGCACAACGCGCATGAATGTACTTGGTGCCGATATGCCTATGCTTACGCCATTGTGCCTATTGTgtctgtaaaaaaatatttatcgattgttttaaataaaacgaatttaattttgagatCATTCCAGCAATCCACTACAATGTagttcgaagaaaaaattgatagaACGACATACCACGTGCACTTCTGCTTGAAACCTATgcccaaagcacctagcatagTAGTAGAATATTGCTCATGTCAAACACTAACGGCATGACCTTGTAACAGtgtcgaaatgaaaaattccatgGTACACTGTCGAAATTTATCACTCTAATTGACATAAGCAATATCCTATTCATATTGTTGCTCTATCTACTTAtaatgaaaaaggaaaaaaaaatcaaattggaGTCCAATGAAAGCATTACGAACCGTTGTCTGGGTCGAGTGAAGCAGGACATGTCGGGCGCTCCTTTCTAAAAGTACTTTCACAGAGTTCAATATATTTTACTttcatgctacatgcgtcgaaaactgtacttttcatgtctcaagcactactttcgacgccttCAGCATGttttcattacaaaactcgggattaaaatgaaaagtctcgttttcgtgtatgtattgacctcggctacgcctcggatcaaccaaattcacacgaaaactctgcTTTCCATCTTTATAtcacttgttatgtaaatgactAAGGGATGTCTGTGTAAAGTAACTAGTTGCACAAAGTCCTAAAGTAGCAGTCAAGTTACAAATTCTCTAGGTAAGATTGGTGACCTGAGGATTTTTAGTCTGTTGTTGTTAATCGTATGGAAATCGTAGATTCTTTGTTTACATATTTTCAGGATTACCAGCGGTTCTTTTAGATCGGGCTCATTTTTTTCTATcctcaattattttcatttattttatatgaattaTTTACAAGATTTGTGTAtaacataaaaatcaaatcttaAACTTAGGTATTAATATAAGGACTATAGCTTTAACTGTAATTTCATATGATATGCGTACAGAATTGATTCAGTCGTGTATAGTAATTGGTGAGTCAGTTGTTCCAACGTTCCATGGCAACGGATTTGAATGACACAATACATTTCTACGAAGTATTTTGGAATAACAAAGAAGAATAAGGATCTAAGCAGATTTAACCGAATATCATTTTACAACTATTTATGCACTTCCATAAACGTTTCCTGCGCACATGATACCTGAGATTTCGTTAGTTATTGGAACTGCTgtgattaatttttgtttgaaatttttttttttgttcatctgATAGACTAATGAAATATTAGTTAAATTCATGCGTATAATTAAGTTGTAATCTTCAGGCTTTTAACCAGTTTTGAATAATATACACAACTTTATAGGGACCAGCaacgaattattttttgttgtttaaataatggcaaaaacgataatttaaattctaaaaatcatttgtatttctaatttctatttttaatttaatttttttttattttgatttgttagCCACCGAAAcgcaatttatgaaaatatctaTGAATCACATGCGATATTCAATATGATCATACCTgttaaaatgttcgaaaatgtggaaaaaatcacttaaatcaaaacatttcaGGTATTGATCAAAGTCGCAAAAATACATAAGAAAATCAAGTTTTAGCCACTAAAAgctaattatttaatttataataaaaaatgtttaagaaattaaaaaataaattctttaattGTTTAGCAATGCTATCGATAATGAGGTGatgtaatgaatttaatttcgacGTTATGCGTAACcaatgtttgaaaaaattagTTGTTTGAAACTAACAGTTGTACcgaattaaatatttccaaatttaagtaattgattgaaattgaaagtatAATAACTGGAACTTTTTTCAGAAACGGTTACGGTGGGAATAAGCAcaatttagattttcaaaGGAACCTAACGTTTTGGTCTTACATCCGTGGATGACTGGAAGACTTTTTGTGACCAAAAGACTCTCAAGTCTAATGACGTTTGACCGCGTGAAGCCGATCTTTCAACGTGAAGACACACGTTTGACCAAATAAAGACAAATGTAGCATAAGACACGATCTACACGTTCCTTTATTCGgccaaaaaatgtgtattcACGTTGAAAGATCGATTTAAATGTCTTGGCCAATAGTGAGTCACTTAGTCTTACGATTCTTTGTGTTAATTCCGTATTTACTCTTTATATAGTCATTTCCtcatttgttttcgttgtCGATGACAAAATTAAGCCAAGAGCTTTGGGTATGGTTTGACTTCGTTGGGTATTTTTAACGACATTTAGAAAAAACATTGTTACGAACTTATGCTGAAAGgctttttagcgaattcgattccagaactcgcctCCGTCTCGTGCTGGAAACCGCTCATTTGCCAAAAAGCCTTTCAgaatgcgttaggaaaatagctATTGTCAAACAGTttgtaacaaaagaaaaggGACACGTAATACCAGCTTGTAAACATGCGTGCTTAGCTTACACTACACCTAGTTTCCCGTACAATACGGTAACTAATTTGAAACCAGAAATTGCCTACGAATTGCGAGTGTAATTCTTGAGCCTTGAGGTGTATTTGTAATTGCTTGGTTTGTgtaaaatgaatgaacgaagcAACAAGTGGTCTTCCGTGCACcacgttttccattgttgtttGTAAATAGTACGCATGTAAATAGAAACGCAGTTGTGGAAGTTGTGTTCGCTATACGCATGTAAGGAAAAGTAAGGGTGCTGGAAAAATTACTGCCAACTTTAcgcacatttattttttctgcGTTTAAGAAGTGATATCATCCCAGACAAAATGTatcaataacaataattttgtgtgtggCATGTGAGACAATCATCATCATAAACAAATTGTCGAATAGTTAGGTATACTTATCGAGAATGCCTCCGGTTGGTGGTTTTGCGGCATTATGTGTTCGCGGTACAGCGCCCAGTATAATAGAAAGAGCCAGTGTTCGTGGagacttttcaaaaataaagttttcgccaaattttgaTTCTCTTACGGGCAGCATTACGATTCATTTTGAAACCTATCGCATTAGTCACAATGGTATCAAAGTACAATTAGCGGGTCATCTGGATCTGGCCGGAAAATGTGACACAAATGTATTTTGTGTCGAGGCTACGCTTCCAtgtaattaattcaatttaattaagaaaTCGTTTTAATTCGATCTCTCACAAGCAATTAAACATCTCAGCTGTTGAACTGGTTCACGGGCATAAGCGacttgattttcatttaactATTCCACAACATCAATCATTTCCTACGCCCTTTGTGTCGTCGCATGGAAGTTTAACATACAGAATTTATGCTTACATTAAACGAGGATACTGTTGGGATAGTCTTGCTTCGAAAGTGTTAAAATTCAAAGGACATTACAACATACTACATCTGGAACCGAATCCTTTTCACGAAACCAAAGTCATGTCCATTAACACAGGTGAAGTGAAGTCAACTTTTAGAGTTCCCAACACAGTGGCAATCATGGGCCAATGCGATGGCATACAGGGAATTTTAGAATTAAACGGAGTTTTGGGAAAGAGTCAAGTCGATGCAACGTTAACATTTTTTAGAAATACTAGTTACGGTGGTGACTGTTTTaccgaaattattttgtcgcAAAGTCGACATGCAGAAACTCACCAGACTAACGCTGAGTTTAGGTGGTCTATTGACGTGCCAATGATGAAACGCATCAGCTACTCGCATCCTATGTATTCCGTACATTACTACATCAAGGTACATTACTTGGTTTCATGCATTGAGTTTGTataatttcaagtttttctaTGACGATTAGTACGAAGTATTACTGGGTATTGATGGTGAACAATACGCATCAGCCAATGGGGTCGTTGAACTAGAAATAGGAACATCACGAGATTCACACACGACTGAAGCAATAGCTACAAGTTCACGTACGAACATAAATACGAATGAAGCAATAAATGAAGCTAATGGAGTTCCAGAAGTTAACAGGCGTAGATCCGCCATGTCTTTGGTTTCAATGATGTCATTACCACCGGCATACTCGCAATTGTCTTCAATGTTTGGATCTATGATGTCCTTGGAAACCTGTGAGTGTGTTGCTCAACGTTTATATCGATTTCCAATTTAATGTAAGTTTCGCACGTTTTTCCTTGTACACAGTGCCTCCACAATATGAAGATTTAAAAAAGGAATAATAAATGACAAGGAGATGTCTTTTCCAGCTCTACCAtatctaaatattttctacgATTTATATCACTGAGATTCTTGCCTCCACGATTTTGACGGTGTCTTTTTTAGCAGTTTTGCGTGGATCTTTAACGATTGAGGTGAAGTGATCTTTTCTTAAAGCAATTAAAAAACCATTGTATGGAATTTACCATTCACAGAAAGTGTACGTGTGCTGTCCACACGATCTTTCTTGGGATGATCATGGCACTTCGACTTGCTATTTACTTGCATTCTACAGTAACAACTATGTGAATTTTTCTATAATGATGTATCTCTTGTTTGATTAAACGTTTGATTGACATGGCATAGATATTGgctttgcaaaattttgtattgtttAAAATTGTGGTTTACGTTAAAACATCGTTCACAATGCTGTTGTGATGAAAGATCTCTTTCCGGGTTCTTATACAACAGAATAAACGTTCAATGCCGAGTCCAGCAACTAATATGGTTCAGGTATCACGAATTCaaccaaaattatttcgttgtttCGTACGAGTCGAAGGAACAAGATACGAATCAGAagtcaaaatttactttcgTCCATTGGCAACACCAACAAAACTGTCTGGCACACAAACCAATTACAACAGCAACGAATCACCGTACACgtatatgaaaattgaatacgCTTTACAGGCCAAACCCTTGAGGTTTGTGTAGCTTGCACTGTGTTCATTCTATGCGTGTAGTGAaaagcaataataataataaaaattctacAGTCGGAGgcaatgaaatttcagcataatTTTGctgcagctgtttttcagctgatccacataaacaatcaaaactacCACGCGCCTACGTGCAGCAGCTTCAACCATATAAACAAGTGTAAACCGTTTTTAACTTCGTTcaggctacaactcgcgaaattgcctaaaattaatcgtccaaaacagatacacaaacaACTATTGCCTTGCAAAAGTAATTATATTTTagatgctacatgcgtcgaaaaccgtacttttcatgttttaagcacttctttcgacgctctcagcatgtaaaatccattacatagctcggtataaaaatgaaaagtctcgttttcgtgtgtttattgacctcggcttcgcctcgaatcaacaaaattcacacgaaaactctactctAAAACGTGAGGCTTTCAAGATCATTCTGTTGGTAAATTGGTGGCCGTAGTGTGCTACCCCTAAAGAAATGGATTTCGatggattttcaaagattgaaATCTTGCCAGATGTCATGATTAATTTTGACCCATTTGTTGTAAGGGTATTTATGTACAATTAAAAGAATACCTGTAGGGAAAATGTTACACAAATATTCCTAATAccacaaataataataaatatttgaaccaATACGAATAATTAATGACGACATTTTACGTTTGATGGAGGATATTCCTCAAGATTTTATTCCAGATAATGATGCCCATAAGAAAGTGCAAAAGAATTGGGACCTACCGAGgatcaaaagtaaattttcggaaaactaGGTTGACTAGGTTGTCAATTATGCGAAGAACATAAATGTCTTTGTGGTAAAAACGTTAAGAAGGATGGCTTACATGGTTTATCTTGCAATAAAAGCGGAGGATGGATTCCTGGACATGATGAAGttaacaaaatcttttctcaTGCAATTTCTAGAGATGACAGGAAAAGACCGGATGGTATGACTCTAATTCCATGGAGTCACGGTAGACCTATTTTGTGGGATGTAACCATTAGAGATACCCTAGCTCCTTCTTATGTTAACCAGTCATCCAAAAAAGCTGGTTCGATTGCTGATAATGCCGAAAGATCTAAGCACAATCATtacatttgtttaaaagataattatttattcac contains the following coding sequences:
- the LOC119077037 gene encoding uncharacterized protein LOC119077037, producing MPPVGGFAALCVRGTAPSIIERASVRGDFSKIKFSPNFDSLTGSITIHFETYRISHNGIKVQLAGHLDLAGKCDTNVFCVEATLPSVELVHGHKRLDFHLTIPQHQSFPTPFVSSHGSLTYRIYAYIKRGYCWDSLASKVLKFKGHYNILHLEPNPFHETKVMSINTGEVKSTFRVPNTVAIMGQCDGIQGILELNGVLGKSQVDATLTFFRNTSYGGDCFTEIILSQSRHAETHQTNAEFRWSIDVPMMKRISYSHPMYSVHYYIKYEVLLGIDGEQYASANGVVELEIGTSRDSHTTEAIATSSRTNINTNEAINEANGVPEVNRRRSAMSLVSMMSLPPAYSQLSSMFGSMMSLETLPPQYEDLKKE